The Candidatus Binatia bacterium region CGGGAGCGTCCCGGGCCGGCCGCGCACAGCTCGGACATCGGAATGGCGAGGACGGCGCGGAGCCGTTTCCGATCCCGCAGCACGGCCGGGTCCCGCTGCAGAGCCCCGCGGAGCATGGTGAGGATGGGATGCGCATAGGCGTTGGTGCCTCGCGGCGTCAGCGCGTATTCGATCCACTTGCCCTCGCGCCGGTCGCGCACCAGGCCCGCGTGCTTGAGGATCGCGAGGTGCTTGGATACCGTGGAGGGGGCAAGCCCCAGGACCGCCTGCACCTGGCAGACGCACAGCCCGCCGGCTTCGAGGAGCTTGAGAATCCGGGTGCGCGTGGGGTCGCCGGCTGCCTTGAGCGCGAGTTCCAGGTCCCGCATGCGAGCGTCCTCCGTTTCGTCAATTCGCCACATGGCGAATCATAAAGGAGCCGAGTCGATGGATCAAGTGGCGTTGGTCACCGGGTCGACGCGAGGAATCGGTCACGAGACGGCGCGCCAGCTCGCCGCGCGGGACGACACGGTGATCGTCACCGGGCGAAGTTTGCGGGCGGCCAGCGAAGCCGCCGCCCGGATCGGGCCGCGCGCCGTGGCTCGAGCCCTGGACGTCGCGGACCCGGCGTCGGTCGCCGCGCTGGGCCGCTGGATCGAGAGCGAGATGGGGCGCCTGGACATCGTGGTGAACAACGCGGCGGTCCTCCTCGATGAGGGCGGGAGCATCCTCACGCTCGACCCTGAGACCTTCGAGGCCACGATGCGCACGAACGTGCTCGGGGCGCTGCTCGTGACTCAGGCGGTGGCGCCGCTCCTGCGCCGCGCTCCCGCGCCGCGCGTCGTGAACGTCTCCTCCGGCGCGGGGCAGATCTCCTCCATGACCACCTACGCGCCCGGGTACTCCATTTCGAAAGCGGCGCTGAACGCGGTCACCGTGCTGCTCGCCGCGGCGCTTCCGGACGCGCGCGTGAACTGCGTGGATCCGGGGTGGGTGCGGACGGACATGGGCGGGCCGCATGCGACGCGGGGCGTGGAGAAGGGGGCGGAGACGATCGTGTGGCTCGCGACCTTGCCGGCGAACGGGCCCACCGGAGGCTTCTTTCACGACCGGAAGCGGATCGCGTGGTAACGGCGCCGTTCCCGCGGCGCCGAAAAGCCCTAGAAATCGATGACGAACTTCCCGTCCTTGTGGAGCAGCTCGCCATCCACGCGGATCTCGCCCCCCTGGCGCAGATCGCACACCATGTCCCAGTGCACCGCCGAGAGGTTGGTGCCTCCCGACTCGGGAATGCTCGCCCCCAGCGCCATATGGAACGTGCCCGCGATCTTCTCGTCGAAGAGGGTGTTCCGCATGAAACGGGTCACCCCCTTGTTCGTGCCGATGGCGAACTCGCCGGGCACGCGCGCGCCGGGGTCGATGTCGAGCGTCTGGTTCAGGAAGTCCTCGCCCTTGTCCGCTCTGGCCTCAACGACCCGCCCCTTCTCGAGCCGCAGGCGGACGTTCGTGACCTCGCGTCCCCGGTACACGGCGGGGTAGGTGTAGCGGACGCGCCCCTCCACCGAGCCCTCGACGGGGCTCGTGAACACCTCGCCGTCGGGCATGTTGGCGCGTCCGTCGCAATTGATGAACGGGCGCCCCTCGATGCTCAGGCGAAGGTCGGTGTCCGGGCCGAGCACGCGGATCTCCTTCTTCCCCCGCATCCAGTCGACGATGCGCTGCTGCCAGAGGGAGAAGCGCTTCCAATAGCCGATCGGGTCGTTCCGATCGGGAAGGCAGGCGCCGTAGACCAGCTCCTCGAACTCGGTGAGGCCCATCTCGGCATCCTGTGCGGAGGCGTGCGTGGGGAACTGGGTCCCCACCCACCGCAGCTCCTTCGCCGCGTGGCGCTGCATGAAGATTCGGGTCACCTCTCCGGCGGCCTTCTGGTTCAGGGCCATCTTCTGCGGGGGGACGTTGGTGAGCGACTTGGTGTTCGCGCTGCCCCAGATCCCGATGAAACCCTCGTAGGTCTCCATGACCTGGCGGAAGGGGGGCGGCACGTGCTGGAGCTGATCGTCCGAGGCGTGGCGGTAGAACTCCTCGTCCAGGCCGGGGATCTGGGCGAGCACGAAGGGATGCGCGCCCGCCTTCAGCACCTCGGCATACACCGCGCGGATCAAGGGCTCCGCCAAGGTGCTCCCCTGGATCGCTACCCTCTGGCCGGGCTTGGCCGCGATGGAGTAGTTCACCAGCAGGTTGGCCAGCTGTTCCGCGCGCGGATCGGGCATGGCGCGGGAGCCTACACCACGGGCAAGGCCCTGTCATTCGATCCCTGCAGGCCGCTCCCCGCGGCTCCTCGCGGAAGCGCGCCTGGACCCTTTTCTACTGTCCGACGGTCGTCGTCGACGGCCTGACCTCGCTGGTCTCTTTCGTGCCGAGCAGGTGGATCAGCCCGACGGCGAAGTTGGCCGCGGTCACCCCGCCGAGGCCGCGCATCGTCGAGGAGGACTTGCCCACCCGCCGGTCCACGTCCGCCGTCTGATCCGCCACGCTGGTGATTCGCCGGTTCAGCGACGCGTTCTGCTCCGCGAGGGCGAGGGAATCGGCCACGCGCTGCGCCTGGAACGCGACGATCCGGTTGTTGCTCGCCGCGAGGTCGGCGCGAAGGGCCTCGTTCTCCTCGGTCAGGAGCGCGCTGTGCTGCTGGAGCACCGCGAGCGTCGCCGTCAGTCCCTCCTGCTCCTTCGAGAGCTGTGCCAGGCTCGCCGACATCCGCGCGATCTTGACCCCGGCCTGAGCCAGGCTGCTTTCGGCGACCGCCGCCGCGATCCCGGCGATCCGGCTGTCGGTCGTCTTCTCGTTCACGCGCTGCATCAGGTCCTGGATGTCCGATACGAACTTGCCCGTCGTGCCGGCCGCCAGGGCGCGGTTCCGCTGCTCGCGGACCTCGTTCACGCGGATTCCGGCCACGATGAGCCCGGAGAGGACGACCACCGCGACGACGAGCCCCGCCAGCACCCAATTGCGAATCGTCCACTGCTTCTCGTGAATCTCGATGACCGGAGATTCCGGTGCTTCATCCGACAAGCGTCTCATCTCCTGCCTCCTGGGCGCACCGGCCCGAAACGAAAAAAACGCCCTCTCGCGGCTGATCGCCGCGCGGGGCGCTGTCGAATGGGGCTGCCAAGGGTCCCTCCTTTCGGGGACCTGCTTCCGGCGTTACGACCTGACGGTACACCCGGGCCGGGTCCCGTTTCCTACTACCTAGGTACCATCCCTTGTCGGAGCCCCGGGTTGCCCCTAGACTCGGGGCGCCACCCGCGCTTCCCCCATCGGAGGACCCCGTGAACGCGCTCGAAGCCTTGAAGGCGCGCCTGCTCGAAGCGAGCGACCTCGAGCACGCGGCCAGCCTGCTGCACTGGGACCAGACGACCTACATGCCCCCCGGCGGCGCGGAAGCGCGCGGCCGGCAGATCGCGCTCCTCTCCAAGCTGGCGCACGAGCGGTTCACCGACCCGGAGACGGGAAGGCTGCTCGAGGCGGCGGAGCGGGAGACGGCTTCGCTCCCGTACGATTCGGACGAGGCCTCGCTGGCCCGCGCCACCCGCCGGGACTGGGAGCTGCAAGTGCGGCGGCCGTCGAGCCTCGTGGCGGAGCTGCACGAGCAGGCGGCGCGAAGCTACCAGGCGTGGATCGCGGCGCGTCCGGCGAACGATTTCGCGAGCGTCCGCCGCCATCTGGAACGGACGCTCGAGCTCTCGCGGCGCATGGCCGACTGCTATCCCGGCTACGACCACATCGCCGACCCCCTGATCGCGTTCGCCGACTACGGCATGAAAGCCGAGACGATCCGTGCGCTGTTCACCGAGCTGCGCCGGCGCCTGGTGCCGCTGGTCCAGGCGATCACGTCGCGTCCGCCCGCCGACAATTCCTGCCTGCATCGCCATGCCCGGCTCGAGGATCAGTCGGCGTTCGGTCTCGAGGTGATCCGGCGCTTCGGATACGACTTCCAGCGCGGGCGTCAGGACTACACGCGCCATCCCTTCATGACCAAGTTCTCGCTCGGGGACGTGCGGATCACGACCCGCGTGAACGAGGACGATCTGACGGACATGCTCTTCTCCACGCTGCACGAATCCGGACATGCCCTCTACGAGCAGGGGATCGACCGGAGCTACGAGGGGACGCCGCTCGCGTCCGGCACCTCCTCCGGTGTGCACGAGAGCCAGTCGCGGCTGTGGGAGAACCTCGTCGGGCGAAGCCGCGGCTTCTGGGAGTTCTTCTTCCCCCGCATGCAGGCGGCTTTCCCGGAGCAGCTTCGCGGGGTGTCGCTGGACGTGTTCTACAAGGCCGTGAACCGCGTGGAGCGCTCGTTGATTCGCACCGATTCCGACGAGGTCACGTACAACCTGCACGTGATGCTGCGATTCGAGCTGGAGCTGGATCTCCTGGAAGGGAAGCTGGCCGTCGCGGACCTCCCGCGCGCGTGGCGCGAGCGGTTCGAGCGGGACATCGGGTTGCAGGTTCCCGACGACCGGAACGGCGTGCTGCAGGACGTGCACTGGTTCGGCGGCCGCATCGGGGGCGCCTTCCAGGGCTACACGCTGGGAAACATCCTCTCGGCCCAGTTCTTCGATGCGGCCGTGTCGGCGCATCCGTCGATTCCGGACGAGATCCAAAAGGGCGAGTTCGGGACGCTGCACGGGTGGCTGCGCGAGAACATCTACCGCCACGGCGCCAAGTTCACGCCCGCCGAGCTGGTGCGGCGGGTGACGGGACAGGACCTCACGGTCGAGCCGTACATGAACTACCTATGGCGGAAGTTCGGACCGCTCTACGGGCTGCGGAAGGAAGAGCTGGGCGGCGTGAGCGTCGGATGAGTCCCCGCCGCAAGCGGGAGTGGTTCGACGACGACGGGTTCTGGCGCGATCTGTATCCCTTCATGTTTCCCGAGAATCGCATCGAAGCCGCCGTCAGGGACGTGCCCAAGCTGATCCGGCTGGCCCGCCCGCGAGGCAAGTCGGTCCTCGACCTCGCCTGCGGTCCGGGCCGGTTCTCGATCGCGTTCGCGAAGCGCAAGTACCGCGTGACCGGCGTGGACCGGACGCGCTACCTATTGGACCGGGCCCGCGCCAGGGCGAAGAATGCGAAGGTCCAGGTGGAATGGGTGCGCGAGGACATGCGCGACTTCGTGCGCCCCGGCGCGTTCGACCTCGCGCTCAGCCTGTTCACGTCGTTCGGATACTTCCGGGACAAGAGCGAGGACGTGCGGGTGCTTCGCCAGGTTCTCGAGAGCCTGAGGCCCGGCGGTGCCCTCGTGGTGGAAGTCATGGGGAAGGAGCAGATCGCCGGGATCTTCGCCCCCGTGAGCGCCGACAAGGTTGGAGACAGCCTGCTGGTCCAGCGCCGCGAGATCTTTGACGACTGGACGAGGATCTGGAACGAGTGGACCCTCATCCGCGGCGGCCGGGCCAAGACGTACGAGTTCAGCCATACGCTCTACTCCGGTCAGGAGCTGCGCGAGCGTTTCGAGCAGGCGGGCTACTCCGACGCGAAGCTGTACGGGAATTTCGAGGGTGAACCGTACGGCCGGCGCTCGCCGCGCCTGGTCGCGGTGGGATGGAAGGAAGGGAAACGATAGTGCAACGACCCTCGGCATGTCTCGGACGCGCTGGTTCGGTTCGTCGGTCTCGTGTTTCCCTTGGAGCCAGGAGGAACCCATGCGACGTGTGCTGATTCCGGCCGCTCTCATTCTGATGAGCCTCGCTCCCGTGCACGCG contains the following coding sequences:
- a CDS encoding metalloregulator ArsR/SmtB family transcription factor; this encodes MRDLELALKAAGDPTRTRILKLLEAGGLCVCQVQAVLGLAPSTVSKHLAILKHAGLVRDRREGKWIEYALTPRGTNAYAHPILTMLRGALQRDPAVLRDRKRLRAVLAIPMSELCAAGPGRSRRAAGAKALALRSATR
- a CDS encoding SDR family oxidoreductase, producing the protein MDQVALVTGSTRGIGHETARQLAARDDTVIVTGRSLRAASEAAARIGPRAVARALDVADPASVAALGRWIESEMGRLDIVVNNAAVLLDEGGSILTLDPETFEATMRTNVLGALLVTQAVAPLLRRAPAPRVVNVSSGAGQISSMTTYAPGYSISKAALNAVTVLLAAALPDARVNCVDPGWVRTDMGGPHATRGVEKGAETIVWLATLPANGPTGGFFHDRKRIAW
- a CDS encoding aminopeptidase, coding for MPDPRAEQLANLLVNYSIAAKPGQRVAIQGSTLAEPLIRAVYAEVLKAGAHPFVLAQIPGLDEEFYRHASDDQLQHVPPPFRQVMETYEGFIGIWGSANTKSLTNVPPQKMALNQKAAGEVTRIFMQRHAAKELRWVGTQFPTHASAQDAEMGLTEFEELVYGACLPDRNDPIGYWKRFSLWQQRIVDWMRGKKEIRVLGPDTDLRLSIEGRPFINCDGRANMPDGEVFTSPVEGSVEGRVRYTYPAVYRGREVTNVRLRLEKGRVVEARADKGEDFLNQTLDIDPGARVPGEFAIGTNKGVTRFMRNTLFDEKIAGTFHMALGASIPESGGTNLSAVHWDMVCDLRQGGEIRVDGELLHKDGKFVIDF
- a CDS encoding carboxypeptidase M32, with product MNALEALKARLLEASDLEHAASLLHWDQTTYMPPGGAEARGRQIALLSKLAHERFTDPETGRLLEAAERETASLPYDSDEASLARATRRDWELQVRRPSSLVAELHEQAARSYQAWIAARPANDFASVRRHLERTLELSRRMADCYPGYDHIADPLIAFADYGMKAETIRALFTELRRRLVPLVQAITSRPPADNSCLHRHARLEDQSAFGLEVIRRFGYDFQRGRQDYTRHPFMTKFSLGDVRITTRVNEDDLTDMLFSTLHESGHALYEQGIDRSYEGTPLASGTSSGVHESQSRLWENLVGRSRGFWEFFFPRMQAAFPEQLRGVSLDVFYKAVNRVERSLIRTDSDEVTYNLHVMLRFELELDLLEGKLAVADLPRAWRERFERDIGLQVPDDRNGVLQDVHWFGGRIGGAFQGYTLGNILSAQFFDAAVSAHPSIPDEIQKGEFGTLHGWLRENIYRHGAKFTPAELVRRVTGQDLTVEPYMNYLWRKFGPLYGLRKEELGGVSVG
- a CDS encoding class I SAM-dependent methyltransferase, producing the protein MSPRRKREWFDDDGFWRDLYPFMFPENRIEAAVRDVPKLIRLARPRGKSVLDLACGPGRFSIAFAKRKYRVTGVDRTRYLLDRARARAKNAKVQVEWVREDMRDFVRPGAFDLALSLFTSFGYFRDKSEDVRVLRQVLESLRPGGALVVEVMGKEQIAGIFAPVSADKVGDSLLVQRREIFDDWTRIWNEWTLIRGGRAKTYEFSHTLYSGQELRERFEQAGYSDAKLYGNFEGEPYGRRSPRLVAVGWKEGKR